A single Lactuca sativa cultivar Salinas chromosome 8, Lsat_Salinas_v11, whole genome shotgun sequence DNA region contains:
- the LOC111881769 gene encoding disease resistance protein RPV1: MAIVTELPEEQEAAITYDVFLSFRGKDTRLGFSDHLYQALVNENISTFLDEEEVETGEELKPELARAIKSSRASIIVLSKNYASSTWCLDELVMILEQRRVSDHIVLPVFYNVEPTHIRKQENTFREALFEHKQRIESEKDVEKKLQGARKLELWTKGLTEVADLKGKDANGRRETVFIDEIVKEISSRLELHTRTKIPHLIGMDMSILTISSWLKGGSSSKSAEILTIWGMAGIGKTTLAKYIYRLHRHEFERSSFVEEIERKCAEQTYALLDLQKQLLRDILRKRIIEEHDVDVCTSKIEKALLNKPTLVVLDGVDNFEQIDVLIGTKGFHPGSKIIVTTKDGSLTEKCSLFRMKFPPKHTEHALYGLSATESLRLLCWHAFGGYDPKEGYEEEAIRASKYCGGHPLALKVLGSSLNNEDVATWSDTFEMLETGEFHNHVHKVLKISFDSLPSQDCKELFKHIACFFVGKDREATEIILKECGIRTSYGMKKLFDRCFLTIGGDNMITMHQLLQDMGRDLVHKESPDKPWKRSRVWKHEESLDLLKNDKGTQRVQGLILDTNLLRKEHNFQNDDVNKSFRADQPIQMIYEFFLRIWLFFARLLLMLSSSHCKKVELRTDALRKMDKLKLLQLNHVKIDGSYKYFPKGLRWLCMHGFHSKFIPSDLPMENLVALDMSYSNLTQLWKKPKLLGSLKILNLSYCEIVRVEGFSWLPALERLILINCKSLVHVCESIGGCDGLVILDLSYCNNLSNVPISISKLKKIKSLSLNGCLGASEFLMRMKDMESYASSSIIPKTPKSILLPSLITLSLKGNNLSNESFPKDFSSMPMLKMLYLNGNPIESLPDCVGSLSRLEFLCVGECSMLKSVLCLPRTIKYLSTSMCSSLIKITFPQEMSAPPFVHYDNSESLTEIEGIIKFQAIAQIDEQILCSLGWTDLQHVKDQKMRIWDSHRWFHLNSLPIQMNYEFGIFSTCFPGKTVPDWLPHKSKGSSISISIAMPSSSMNKKLQGINISFVQTGKIGHLSIKVENVTTNRTWIYYGHIFAVPETDEDIVWLSHWMFGDNEIKNGDEVCVTMLKGRGGDRVMVRECAISPVYNNTDKDNNEEDPLSYYKSWKYIIGGDLSAFQLSSGDYLLDQRPFGYHSHVFEDHLYKLFFESKNAITNTQMEECI, translated from the exons ATGGCGATCGTCACTGAATTACCAGAAGAACAAGAAGCGGCAATAACATATGATGTTTTCCTGAGTTTCAGAGGGAAAGACACTCGTCTCGGTTTTAGCGATCACCTCTACCAAGCTTTGGTGAATGAAAACATCTCTACCTTTCTTGATGAGGAAGAGGTTGAAACTGGGGAAGAACTTAAACCCGAACTTGCAAGAGCTATAAAAAGCTCTCGTGCTTCCATAATCGTGTTATCTAAGAACTACGCATCTTCAACATGGTGTCTGGACGAGCTCGTGATGATCCTTGAGCAACGAAGGGTCTCTGATCATATTGTTCTCCCTGTTTTTTACAACGTCGAGCCGACACATATCAGGAAGCAAGAAAACACTTTTAGAGAAGCGTTATTTGAACACAAACAGAGGATTGAGTCCGAAAAGGATGTGGAGAAGAAACTTCAGGGTGCTCGTAAGTTGGAGTTATGGACGAAAGGACTTACAGAAGTTGCTGATCTTAAAGGAAAGGATGCAAATGGCCG ACGAGAGACTGTGTTCATCGACGAAATCGTTAAGGAAATTAGTAGTAGATTGGAGCTACACACCCGGACTAAAATCCCCCATCTAATTGGGATGGACATGTCTATTCTTACCATAAGTTCCTGGTTGAAAGGAGGATCATCATCAAAATCTGCTGAAATTCTCACAATTTGGGGAATGGCAGGGATTGGAAAGACAACCTTGGCAAAATATATCTATAGGTTGCATCGCCATGAATTTGAAAGAAGTAGCTTTGTTGAAGAGATTGAAAGAAAATGTGCAGAACAAACATATGCACTACTTGATTTACAAAAACAGCTTCTTAGAGATATTCTTAGGAAAAGAATTATTGAAGAACATGATGTAGATGTGTGCACATCTAAGATTGAGAAAGCATTACTTAATAAACCAACACTTGTGGTTCTTGATGGTGTTGATAACTTTGAGCAGATAGATGTGTTGATTGGAACAAAAGGTTTTCATCCAGGAAGCAAGATTATAGTAACAACCAAAGATGGGTCCCTAACAGAAAAGTGTTCATTGTTTCGTATGAAATTTCCTCCAAAGCATACAGAGCATGCACTTTATGGTTTAAGTGCTACAGAATCTCTAAGACTTTTATGTTGGCATGCATTTGGAGGTTATGATCCTAAGGAAGGTTATGAAGAAGAGGCAATAAGAGCTTCAAAGTATTGTGGAGGACATCCACTCGCTCTAAAGGTTTTGGGTAGTTCTCTAAATAACGAAGATGTTGCCACATGGAGTGATACCTTTGAAATGCTAGAGACAGGAGAATTCCATAATCATGTACACAAGGTCCTCAAAATTAGCTTTGATTCTTTGCCATCTCAAGATTGCAAAGAATTGTTTAAGCATATTGCATGTTTTTTTGTTGGGAAAGATAGAGAAGCTACGGAAATAATATTAAAGGAATGTGGCATTCGCACATCATATGGGATGAAAAAGCTCTTCGATAGATGTTTTCTCACAATTGGAGGAGATAATATGATCACAATGCATCAGTTGCTTCAAGATATGGGGAGAGATTTAGTCCACAAAGAATCACCTGATAAGCCATGGAAGCGTAGTCGAGTATGGAAACATGAGGAGTCCCTCGATTTGTTAAAAAATGACAAG GGTACCCAAAGAGTTCAAGGTCTTATCCTTGACACGAACTTATTGAGAAAGGAGCATAACTTCCAAAATGATGATGTGAACAAGAGTTTTAGAGCTGATCAACCAATCCAGATGATCTATGAGTTCTTTTTAAGGATCTGGTTGTTTTTTGCTCGGCTTCTCCTAATGCTTTCATCTTCTCATTGCAAAAAAGTGGAATTGAGAACAGATGCATTAAGAAAGATGGATAAGCTAAAGCTGCTCCAACTCAATCATGTCAAAATCGACGGATCTTACAAGTATTTTCCAAAAGGTTTAAGATGGTTGTGCATGCATGGATTCCATTCAAAATTCATACCTTCGGATTTACCAATGGAAAATTTGGTTGCTCTTGACATGTCTTACAGTAATCTCACACAGCTTTGGAAGAAGCCAAAG CTTCTTGGGTCATTGAAGATTCTTAATCTGAGTTATTGCGAGATTGTTAGAGTTGAAGGCTTCTCTTGGCTACCTGCACTTGAGAGGTTGATTCTTATAAACTGTAAAAGCTTGGTTCATGTGTGTGAGTCAATTGGCGGATGTGATGGCCTTGTTATTCTTGACTTGAGCTACTGCAATAATCTTAGTAATGTTCCAATTAGCATCAGCAAGTTAAAGAAGATTAAAAGTCTATCACTAAACGGTTGCTTAGGTGCTAGTGAGTTTCTAATGCGGATGAAGGATATGGAGTCATATGCATCTTCCTCTATTATACCGAAAACTCCAAAATCAATTTTGCTACCTTCACTAATAACCTTGTCGCTTAAGGGCAATAATTTATCTAATGAATCATTTCCAAAGGACTTCAGTAGCATGCCGATGTTGAAGATGTTATATCTAAATGGGAATCCAATTGAGTCCCTGCCTGATTGTGTGGGAAGCCTTAGCAGGCTTGAGTTTCTCTGTGTTGGAGAATGTTCGATGTTGAAGTCAGTATTATGCCTTCCACGTACAATCAAATATTTGTCTACTTCAATGTGTTCGTCACTTATTAAAATAACATTCCCTCAAGAAATGTCGGCCCCACCATTTGTGCATTACGATAATTCGGAGTCATTGACCGAAATTGAAGGCATAATAAAATTTCAAGCTATAGCACAAATTGATGAGCAGATATTATGTAGCTTGGGGTGGACAGATTTACAACATGTGAAAGATCAGAAGATGCGGATATGGGATTCACACAGATGGTTTCATTTAAACAGTCTCCCAATCCAG ATGAATTACGAATTTGGAATATTTAGCACATGTTTTCCGGGGAAAACAGTTCCAGATTGGTTACCTCATAAAAGCAAGGGttcatcaatatcaatatcaatagccATGCCATCGTCTTCAATGAATAAAAAGCTACAAGGAATAAATATAAGCTTTGTGCAAACAGGAAAGATAGGTCATTTAAGCATAAAAGTAGAGAACGTGACAACAAATCGCACCTGGATATATTATGGTCATATATTTGCTGTTCCAGAAACTGATGAAGATATAGTATGGTTAAGTCATTGGATGTTTGGGGATAATGAGATTAAAAATGGTGATGAAGTTTGTGTTACAATGTTAAAAGGAAGGGGAGGTGATAGAGTAATGGTAAGAGAGTGTGCAATCAGTCCAGTGTATAATAATACTGATAAGGACAATAATGAAGAAGATCCTTTGAGTTATTACAAGTCATGGAAATATATTATTGGTGGTGATCTGTCCGCTTTTCAATTATCCTCAGGAGATTACTTATTAGACCAACGTCCTTTTGGTTATCATTCCCATGTATTTGAAGACCACTTATATAAACTATTTTTCGAAAGTAAGAATGCCATAACAAATACCCAAATGGAAGAATGTATTTGA